In one Lycium barbarum isolate Lr01 chromosome 7, ASM1917538v2, whole genome shotgun sequence genomic region, the following are encoded:
- the LOC132601775 gene encoding blue copper protein 1a-like gives MALKTFLIALVVVSIVVASAMATEHLVGDDQGWKLKFDYNAWAESKEFHVGDKLTVFKYKEGVHNVYRADLTAFQNCAPGANVEPLTTGNDVIELKSPGKKWYFCGINNHCDQGMKVAVNVLSSSPGSSAAFGISPSKFVAMMVAAFSMFLIIIA, from the exons ATGGccttgaaaactttcttgattgCACTTGTTGTAGTTAGCATAGTTGTTGCTTCAGCTATGGCAACGGAGCATTTGGTTGGGGATGATCAAGGTTGGAAACTCAAATTTGACTACAATGCATGGGCTGAGAGCAAAGAGTTCCATGTTGGAGATAAGCTCA CAG TTTTCAAGTACAAGGAGGGAGTTCACAATGTGTACAGAGCTGATTTGACAGCCTTCCAAAACTGTGCACCAGGTGCCAATGTTGAACCCTTAACTACTGGAAATGATGTGATTGAGCTGAAATCTCCAGGGAAGAAATGGTATTTTTGCGGAATAAATAACCACTGTGATCAAGGCATGAAGGTCGCCGTTAACGTTCTGTCAAGTTCCCCCGGCTCATCAGCTGCCTTTGGGATAAGTCCTTCCAAATTTGTTGCTATGATGGTTGCTGCATTTTCCATGTTCTTGATCATCATTGCTTAA
- the LOC132601776 gene encoding blue copper protein 1a-like — protein MALKTFLIALVVVSIVVASAMATEHLVGDDQGWKLKFDYNAWAESKEFHVGDKLTVFKYKEGVHNVYRADLTAFQNCAPGANVEPLTTGNDVIELKSPGKKWYFCGINNHCDQGMKVAVNVLSSSPGSSAAFGISPSKFVAMMVAAFSMFLIIIP, from the exons ATGGccttgaaaactttcttgattgCACTTGTTGTAGTTAGCATAGTTGTTGCTTCAGCTATGGCAACGGAGCATTTGGTTGGGGATGATCAAGGTTGGAAACTCAAATTTGACTACAATGCATGGGCTGAGAGCAAAGAGTTCCATGTTGGAGATAAGCTCA CAG TTTTCAAGTACAAGGAGGGAGTTCACAATGTGTACAGAGCTGATTTGACAGCCTTCCAAAACTGTGCACCAGGTGCCAATGTTGAACCCTTAACTACTGGAAATGATGTGATTGAGCTGAAATCTCCAGGGAAGAAATGGTATTTTTGCGGAATAAATAACCACTGTGATCAAGGCATGAAGGTCGCCGTTAACGTTCTGTCAAGTTCCCCCGGCTCATCAGCTGCCTTTGGGATAAGTCCTTCCAAATTTGTTGCTATGATGGTTGCTGCATTTTCCATGTTCTTGATCATCATTCCTTAA
- the LOC132602453 gene encoding B-type cell cycle switch protein ccs52A-like — MFELVLASLLHHSYVVTHPVLWQVCNLVWSKNANELVSTHGYSQNQIILWRYPTMSKIATLTGHTYRVLYLAISPDGQTIVTGAGDETLRFWNVFPSPRSQNTESEIGASSLGRTHIR; from the exons ATGTTTGAACTAGTTTTGGCAAGTTTACTCCACCACTCATATGTAGTAACTCATCCGGTACTGTGGCAGGTTTGCAATCTTGTGTGGTCGAAGAACGCGAATGAATTAGTCAGTACTCATGGTTACTCGCAAAACCAAATAATACTTTGGAGGTATCCTACAATGTCCAAG ATAGCTACTCTGACGGGCCATACATATAGAGTCTTATATCTTGCCATATCTCCAGATGGACAG ACGATTGTGACTGGAGCAGGAGACGAAACACTTCGGTTCTGGAATGTATTCCCTTCTCCTAGATCTCAG AACACCGAGTCTGAAATTGGGGCATCTTCTCTCGGTAGAACACATATTAGGTGA